A region of Streptomyces sp. NBC_01788 DNA encodes the following proteins:
- a CDS encoding sensor histidine kinase, with protein MTARPPAALRGAALAPVAGTALAALWWAPPSPSEQWVLWALVVGLGLTASYTLVTARRGASAASRLLGLSAAALLSAPLAAAAGVPDLAVVPVVLASTVTVPLAALRVVEARPVSRTLRWAEASIALCGAGCAAASRTGGEPALIAAGVASGTAMCAGTWVLFELTSGDDRRRVLWLVLGAAGTTLAGMLLFAVDNSLTLGFPAGVLTVGAVSLLLPGAITVALVAPRAVDVRVVMRGAAVLIVMLALSAAVYEGIAAVWEMAVGARPDKGVPPLLAAAIAAGYQPVRRHVEAVMDEMLFGRSADAVETLTRLGTDLTAGAPPPLWLHTLRTTLGVPGIELRQEDTVVATAGAVDADHVQVTALRADGEKVGDLVVGLPPGHLRLPRAAAAVLDLVAAPLAQALHAARLSEQLRLSRGRTVTSLEEERRRMRRDLHDGLGPTLTGIAYTADAVVNLIATDPEHAVETLRALRADVGDTITEIRRIVYGLRPRALDELGLVEAIRQRTAPLRVADGSPLTVTVDAPEQLPQLPAAVEVAAYRVAVEAVTNIARHAAVTTATLTLELLGSGRLRVTVADSGRCAEPWTPGVGIQSMHERVEQIGGTLTVRTDPEGATIIAELPLSIPE; from the coding sequence TCCGAGCAATGGGTCCTGTGGGCCCTGGTGGTCGGCCTCGGACTGACGGCGTCGTACACCCTGGTCACCGCCCGGCGCGGCGCCTCGGCCGCCTCCCGGCTGCTCGGACTGTCCGCGGCGGCGCTGCTGAGCGCGCCGCTCGCGGCCGCGGCCGGTGTCCCGGACCTCGCCGTGGTGCCGGTGGTGCTGGCCTCGACGGTCACCGTGCCGCTGGCCGCCCTCCGCGTCGTCGAGGCGCGGCCGGTGTCGCGGACGCTGCGCTGGGCGGAGGCGTCGATCGCCCTCTGCGGCGCGGGCTGCGCGGCCGCGTCGCGGACGGGCGGCGAACCGGCGCTGATCGCGGCCGGGGTGGCGTCCGGGACGGCGATGTGCGCCGGCACCTGGGTGCTGTTCGAGCTCACCTCCGGCGACGACCGGCGCCGCGTGCTGTGGCTGGTGCTGGGCGCCGCCGGGACGACGCTGGCCGGGATGCTGCTGTTCGCGGTGGACAACTCCCTCACGCTCGGCTTCCCGGCCGGCGTGCTGACGGTCGGCGCGGTGTCCCTGCTGCTGCCGGGCGCCATCACGGTGGCGCTGGTCGCGCCCCGCGCGGTGGACGTCCGGGTGGTGATGCGCGGCGCCGCCGTCCTCATCGTCATGCTCGCGCTGAGCGCCGCGGTGTACGAGGGCATCGCCGCCGTCTGGGAGATGGCGGTGGGCGCCCGGCCGGACAAGGGTGTGCCTCCGCTGCTGGCGGCCGCCATCGCCGCCGGGTACCAGCCGGTCCGGCGTCATGTCGAGGCGGTGATGGACGAGATGCTGTTCGGCCGGTCGGCCGACGCGGTGGAGACGCTGACCCGTCTCGGCACGGACCTGACCGCCGGCGCCCCTCCCCCGCTGTGGCTGCACACCCTGCGCACGACGCTCGGCGTGCCCGGCATCGAGCTGCGCCAGGAGGACACCGTGGTCGCCACCGCGGGCGCCGTCGACGCGGATCACGTCCAGGTCACCGCCCTGCGCGCGGACGGTGAGAAGGTGGGCGATCTCGTGGTCGGTCTGCCGCCGGGACATCTGCGGCTGCCCCGAGCGGCCGCCGCGGTGCTCGACCTGGTCGCGGCCCCGCTGGCGCAGGCCCTGCACGCGGCCCGGCTCAGCGAGCAACTGCGCCTGTCCAGGGGCCGCACGGTGACCTCGCTGGAGGAGGAGCGGCGGCGTATGCGCCGCGACCTGCACGACGGTCTCGGCCCGACCCTGACCGGCATCGCCTACACGGCGGACGCGGTCGTCAACCTCATCGCCACCGACCCCGAGCACGCGGTCGAGACCCTTCGCGCGCTGCGCGCCGACGTGGGCGACACGATCACCGAGATCCGGCGGATCGTCTACGGGCTGCGCCCCCGCGCCCTCGACGAACTCGGCCTCGTCGAGGCCATCCGCCAGCGCACCGCACCGCTGCGGGTCGCCGACGGAAGCCCTCTCACGGTGACGGTCGACGCCCCGGAGCAGTTGCCGCAGCTTCCCGCGGCCGTGGAGGTCGCCGCCTACAGGGTGGCGGTGGAGGCCGTCACCAACATCGCCCGGCACGCCGCCGTGACCACCGCCACGCTCACCCTGGAGCTGCTCGGCAGCGGCCGTCTGCGGGTGACCGTCGCGGACTCCGGCCGCTGCGCCGAGCCGTGGACACCCGGCGTCGGCATCCAGTCCATGCACGAGCGCGTCGAACAGATCGGCGGCACCCTGACCGTCCGCACCGATCCCGAGGGCGCCACGATCATCGCCGAACTGCCCCTGTCCATCCCGGAGTGA
- a CDS encoding SGNH/GDSL hydrolase family protein — protein sequence MTRQKGARGRRWPAAMGAALGACALAAASTAPASAHGAGTGAGTGRAPHYVSLGDSYTSGPGIPRQVDARCARSDSNYPSLVAADRKAASFTDVSCGGATTEEMWKPQGSNGAQLDALRKDTDLVTVQIGGNDVGFGAIIATCAQLGSQQPESDPCRRHYASSGIDRLTFDIARTAPKVDRVLRAVHARAPHARVLVVGYPDLLPDDGSGCFPSVPFAARDFPYLRDTEKRLNTMLRLVAAWNRAEYVDTYGPTVGHDMCKAPADRWIEPLQPASPAAPAHPNAKGEEAMARAVLKVLDKRNGRG from the coding sequence ATGACCCGACAGAAAGGCGCGAGAGGGCGCCGGTGGCCGGCCGCGATGGGGGCGGCGCTCGGGGCGTGCGCCCTCGCCGCCGCTTCCACGGCGCCCGCCTCGGCCCACGGAGCCGGTACCGGCGCGGGGACCGGCCGTGCCCCGCACTACGTGTCGCTCGGGGACTCCTACACCTCCGGTCCCGGAATCCCGCGGCAGGTCGACGCCCGCTGCGCGCGCTCGGACAGCAACTACCCGTCGCTCGTCGCGGCGGACCGGAAGGCCGCCTCGTTCACGGACGTGAGCTGCGGCGGGGCGACGACCGAGGAGATGTGGAAGCCGCAGGGATCCAACGGCGCCCAACTCGACGCGCTGCGCAAGGACACCGACCTGGTGACGGTCCAGATCGGCGGCAACGACGTCGGGTTCGGCGCCATCATCGCCACCTGCGCCCAACTCGGCTCCCAGCAGCCGGAGTCGGACCCCTGCCGGCGCCACTACGCCTCGTCCGGCATCGACCGGCTGACGTTCGACATCGCGCGGACGGCACCGAAGGTGGACCGCGTGCTGCGGGCCGTGCACGCCAGGGCGCCGCACGCCCGGGTGCTCGTCGTCGGCTACCCGGACCTGCTGCCCGACGACGGCAGCGGCTGCTTCCCCTCGGTGCCGTTCGCCGCGCGGGACTTCCCCTATCTGCGGGACACCGAGAAACGGCTGAACACGATGCTCCGCCTGGTGGCCGCGTGGAACCGCGCGGAGTACGTCGACACCTACGGGCCCACGGTCGGCCACGACATGTGCAAGGCCCCGGCGGACCGCTGGATCGAGCCGTTGCAGCCGGCCTCGCCCGCGGCCCCGGCCCACCCCAACGCCAAGGGCGAGGAGGCCATGGCGCGTGCGGTGCTGAAGGTCCTGGACAAGCGG